The Streptomyces sp. SS1-1 genome has a segment encoding these proteins:
- a CDS encoding serine/threonine-protein kinase: MGESRLIQGRYRLLEPIGRGGMGEVWKAWDESLGRRVAVKCLNPLGPHHDPSFMRVLRERFRREARVAAALQHRGVTVVHDFGESDGVLFLVMELLEGRNLSQLLEDNKHHPLPVADVVDIAEQVAAALAYTHQQGIVHRDLKPANIMRVADGTVKICDFGIARLAHDIGFTSRLTGTNVAMGTPHYMSPEQIGGEEVDQRSDLYSLGCVLYEIATGVPPFDLDDPWAVLVGHRDTPPRPPRGHRADLPEYLERVILDLLAKRPEERPHDGRELGRRISLGRTTPAYVPTVVTARPATGPGRPAGRAPRLPSWTRGMTTGHKATGTGPRSTPPDAAAGLTGAVPRPSGAEPVPTAAALTALAGRHGAGLSLGRLGRWTEARETHRAVAAEREHLLGPDHPDTLASRYELAFALSRTGRAADALREYKHVARSRSLALGPDHPDTLAARQEMAYVLGQLGRHVDAHQVYTSVLADRERAMGADHPDTLRCRHNLAFNLSRLGRPEDSHRMAEEVAAARARVLGPHHPDTLVTRYEVAYALGQLGRWTEALQTYREVADARAHVLGPDHPDTLAARYEVGISLGRLGRGAEAFQLYRALVDDRTRVHGPAHPETLRARHGLGVNLGRLGRWEEALAEARDVCAIRERVLGADHPDTLVSRREVAVGLGWLGRWADALSEYRRVAAARERVLGAGHPDTLASRTDEAHCLDQLGHAAEAAELYRRVALRRQRVAEGR; this comes from the coding sequence ATGGGGGAAAGCAGGCTGATCCAGGGCCGGTACCGGCTGCTCGAACCGATCGGGCGGGGCGGTATGGGCGAGGTCTGGAAGGCATGGGACGAGTCACTGGGCCGGCGGGTCGCCGTCAAGTGCCTCAATCCGCTGGGGCCGCACCACGACCCGTCGTTCATGCGGGTCCTGCGGGAGCGGTTCCGCAGGGAGGCCCGGGTCGCGGCGGCGCTCCAGCACCGCGGGGTCACCGTCGTCCATGACTTCGGGGAGTCCGACGGGGTGCTGTTCCTGGTGATGGAGCTGCTGGAGGGCCGCAACCTCAGCCAGCTCCTGGAGGACAACAAGCACCACCCGCTGCCCGTCGCCGACGTCGTCGACATCGCCGAGCAGGTCGCCGCCGCCCTCGCCTACACCCATCAGCAGGGCATCGTGCACCGCGACCTGAAGCCGGCGAACATCATGCGCGTGGCCGACGGCACCGTGAAGATCTGTGACTTCGGCATAGCGCGCCTCGCCCACGACATCGGGTTCACCTCCCGGCTCACCGGCACGAACGTGGCGATGGGCACCCCCCACTACATGTCCCCGGAGCAGATCGGCGGAGAGGAGGTCGACCAGCGCAGCGACCTGTACTCGCTGGGCTGTGTGCTGTACGAGATCGCCACCGGCGTCCCGCCGTTCGACCTCGACGACCCCTGGGCGGTCCTCGTCGGCCACCGCGACACCCCGCCCCGGCCGCCGCGCGGCCACCGCGCCGACCTCCCCGAGTACTTGGAGCGGGTCATCCTGGACCTGCTCGCCAAACGCCCCGAGGAACGCCCGCACGACGGACGCGAACTGGGCCGCCGGATCAGCCTCGGCCGCACCACGCCCGCGTACGTGCCCACGGTGGTGACCGCACGGCCGGCGACCGGGCCCGGGCGGCCCGCCGGCCGCGCCCCCCGCCTGCCGTCCTGGACCCGGGGCATGACCACCGGCCACAAGGCCACCGGCACCGGACCGCGCAGCACACCGCCCGACGCCGCGGCCGGCCTCACCGGCGCAGTCCCCCGGCCGTCCGGCGCCGAGCCCGTTCCCACGGCCGCCGCGCTCACCGCCCTGGCCGGCCGGCACGGCGCGGGGCTGAGCCTCGGCCGCCTCGGCCGCTGGACGGAGGCCCGCGAGACGCACCGGGCGGTGGCCGCCGAACGCGAGCACCTCCTCGGCCCCGACCACCCCGACACCCTCGCCAGCCGCTACGAACTCGCCTTCGCCCTCAGCCGGACCGGCCGTGCCGCCGACGCGCTGCGCGAGTACAAGCACGTCGCCCGCTCCCGCAGCCTCGCGCTCGGCCCGGACCACCCCGACACGCTCGCCGCACGCCAGGAGATGGCGTACGTCCTGGGCCAGTTGGGCCGGCACGTCGACGCCCACCAGGTGTACACGTCCGTCCTGGCCGACCGGGAGCGCGCGATGGGCGCCGACCACCCCGACACCCTGCGCTGCCGCCACAACCTCGCGTTCAACCTCAGCAGACTCGGCCGCCCCGAGGACTCTCACCGGATGGCCGAGGAGGTGGCCGCCGCCCGCGCCCGTGTCCTCGGCCCGCACCACCCCGACACCCTGGTCACCCGCTACGAGGTCGCCTACGCGCTGGGCCAGTTGGGGCGCTGGACGGAGGCGCTCCAGACGTACCGCGAGGTCGCCGACGCCCGCGCCCACGTCCTCGGCCCGGACCACCCGGACACCCTCGCCGCCCGCTACGAGGTCGGCATCAGCCTCGGCCGGCTCGGCCGCGGCGCGGAGGCGTTCCAGCTGTACCGCGCCCTCGTCGACGACCGCACCCGGGTGCACGGCCCCGCCCACCCGGAGACCCTGCGCGCCCGCCACGGCCTCGGCGTCAACCTGGGCCGGCTGGGCCGCTGGGAGGAGGCGCTCGCCGAGGCCCGCGACGTGTGCGCGATCCGCGAGCGCGTCCTCGGCGCCGACCACCCGGACACCCTGGTCAGCCGCCGCGAGGTCGCCGTGGGCCTCGGCTGGCTGGGCCGCTGGGCGGACGCGCTGTCCGAGTACCGCCGGGTGGCCGCCGCCCGGGAACGCGTCCTGGGCGCCGGTCACCCCGACACCCTCGCCAGCCGCACCGACGAGGCCCACTGCCTGGACCAGCTCGGCCACGCCGCCGAGGCGGCCGAGCTGTACCGCCGGGTGGCGCTGCGGCGGCAGCGGGTGGCCGAGGGCCGCTGA
- a CDS encoding oxygenase MpaB family protein — MGDPGLFTPHSVTWQLHADPMMWVAGIRALYLQALHPRAVRGVLQNSDFRRDAWGRLRRTADFVGTTTYGTTEAAEKAGARVRRIHRMLGATDPDTGERYGVDEPALLLWVHCAEIDSYLQVARRSGFPLTDAQADRYIAEHRVSARLVGLDPHVVPGDRAEMAAYFATVRPKLSCGPEARVVDDFLLRPPTHPLLVPAREVLWRRVARLAYAALPPYAHDLYGRPAPEPAVVTRRLRATGTALRCVPARLRWQLPPKHILRAMDRLGPGARPAPYKLGR; from the coding sequence ATGGGCGATCCCGGGCTCTTCACCCCGCACTCGGTCACCTGGCAGCTGCACGCCGACCCCATGATGTGGGTCGCCGGCATCCGCGCCCTCTACCTCCAGGCGCTGCACCCGCGCGCGGTGCGCGGGGTCCTGCAGAACTCCGACTTCCGCCGGGACGCCTGGGGCCGGCTGCGGCGCACCGCCGACTTCGTCGGGACCACCACCTACGGCACCACCGAGGCCGCCGAGAAGGCCGGGGCCCGGGTCCGCAGGATCCACCGGATGCTCGGCGCCACCGACCCGGACACCGGCGAGCGGTACGGCGTCGACGAGCCCGCGCTGCTGCTGTGGGTGCACTGCGCCGAGATCGACTCCTACCTCCAGGTCGCCCGCCGCTCCGGCTTCCCGCTCACCGACGCGCAGGCCGACCGGTACATCGCCGAACACCGGGTCAGCGCCCGCCTGGTGGGCCTGGACCCCCACGTCGTACCCGGTGACCGGGCGGAGATGGCGGCGTACTTCGCGACCGTGCGGCCCAAGCTGTCCTGCGGACCCGAGGCCCGCGTCGTGGACGACTTCCTGCTCCGTCCGCCGACGCACCCCCTTCTTGTCCCGGCGCGCGAGGTGCTGTGGCGGCGCGTGGCCCGGCTCGCGTACGCCGCTCTGCCGCCGTACGCCCACGACCTGTACGGACGGCCGGCCCCGGAACCCGCTGTCGTCACCCGCCGGTTGCGTGCCACGGGCACCGCCCTGCGCTGTGTTCCCGCACGTCTGCGGTGGCAACTCCCGCCCAAACACATCCTGCGCGCCATGGACCGGCTCGGCCCCGGCGCCCGCCCGGCGCCGTACAAACTCGGACGATAG
- a CDS encoding ferredoxin, translating to MTSTASQQELVRFLEDRFTCAQACTDCARACALRASLVDPDGAEDHELLRRKGILCAEVCDATCRMLSDQGHFDADAEDTLRMQLEWTRTVCLESAHVFERHPEAEETARACRACARACTDFMALLV from the coding sequence GTGACATCGACGGCATCGCAGCAAGAACTCGTCCGGTTCCTGGAGGACCGCTTCACCTGTGCGCAGGCCTGCACGGACTGCGCCCGGGCGTGCGCCCTGCGCGCCAGCCTCGTCGACCCGGACGGGGCCGAGGACCACGAACTGCTGCGCCGCAAGGGCATCCTGTGCGCCGAGGTCTGCGACGCGACCTGCCGGATGCTGTCCGACCAGGGCCACTTCGACGCGGACGCCGAGGACACGCTGCGCATGCAGCTGGAGTGGACCCGGACGGTCTGCCTGGAGAGCGCGCACGTCTTCGAGCGGCACCCGGAGGCCGAGGAGACCGCCCGGGCCTGCCGCGCGTGCGCCCGGGCCTGCACCGACTTCATGGCGCTGCTCGTCTGA
- a CDS encoding DUF6479 family protein has product MNFASTDIAAEGALGVGLAVVGLILVALLLGAFALGVRSKRREPPRPRPEEQPRLPADGPVHEIREHREPDEVPRSDQRLTPHEMPGGGNVSSRASSDEGRPRWDEGHSGSFGSGGSG; this is encoded by the coding sequence ATGAACTTCGCATCGACGGACATCGCCGCAGAGGGCGCCCTGGGTGTCGGACTGGCCGTGGTCGGACTGATCCTCGTGGCGCTGCTCCTCGGCGCCTTCGCCCTGGGGGTGCGCTCCAAGCGCAGGGAACCGCCCCGCCCCCGCCCCGAGGAACAGCCCCGGCTGCCCGCGGACGGCCCGGTCCACGAGATCCGGGAGCACCGCGAGCCCGACGAGGTGCCGCGCAGTGACCAGCGCCTGACCCCGCACGAGATGCCGGGCGGCGGCAACGTCTCCTCCCGAGCCAGCTCCGACGAGGGGCGGCCCCGGTGGGACGAGGGCCACAGCGGCTCGTTCGGCAGCGGCGGCTCGGGCTGA
- a CDS encoding universal stress protein: MDGAGPVVVGVDGSPSSLTAVEAAAREARAHGVALRVVHAFGRPPARIPAGGRPWEPASAAGVPQLIDGTLGEAEERARAAAPGVEAAHEVVVGDPVEVLEIESRTASMIVVGSRGLSRFGALMVGSTAGQLAAHASCPVLVVRGDPRPAGPVLLGVDGSPAARGAVEFAFSQASRHGRDLVALHVWSNRTERAYASPADPPFVTYDEGQLRDEEERVLAEALGGMGDLYPDVRAERRLVRGRVRHTLIEAGADAGLLVVGARGRGGFTGLLLGSVSQAVLHHAPCPVAVVRPL, encoded by the coding sequence ATGGACGGTGCCGGCCCGGTGGTGGTGGGTGTGGACGGGTCGCCGTCGAGCCTCACGGCGGTGGAGGCCGCCGCCCGTGAGGCCCGCGCGCACGGAGTCGCCCTGCGCGTGGTGCACGCCTTCGGCAGGCCGCCCGCGCGCATCCCGGCCGGCGGCCGCCCCTGGGAGCCCGCCTCGGCCGCCGGGGTGCCCCAGCTCATCGACGGCACGCTCGGCGAGGCCGAGGAGCGCGCCCGCGCGGCGGCCCCCGGCGTCGAGGCCGCCCACGAGGTCGTCGTCGGCGACCCCGTCGAGGTGCTGGAGATCGAGTCCCGCACCGCGTCCATGATCGTCGTCGGCAGCCGGGGCCTCAGCCGCTTCGGCGCCCTGATGGTGGGGTCCACCGCCGGGCAGCTCGCCGCCCACGCCTCCTGCCCGGTCCTCGTGGTGCGCGGCGACCCCCGCCCCGCCGGGCCGGTCCTGCTCGGCGTCGACGGCTCGCCCGCCGCTCGCGGCGCCGTCGAGTTCGCCTTCTCGCAGGCGTCCCGGCACGGCAGGGACCTGGTGGCGCTGCACGTGTGGAGCAACCGGACCGAGCGCGCCTACGCCTCACCGGCCGACCCACCCTTCGTCACGTACGACGAGGGGCAGCTGCGCGACGAGGAGGAACGGGTCCTCGCCGAGGCGCTCGGCGGCATGGGAGACCTCTATCCGGACGTACGGGCCGAGCGCCGGCTGGTGCGCGGCCGGGTCCGGCACACCCTCATCGAGGCGGGCGCGGACGCCGGGCTCCTCGTCGTCGGCGCCCGCGGCCGGGGCGGCTTCACCGGCCTGCTGCTGGGCTCGGTCAGCCAGGCCGTCCTCCACCACGCGCCGTGCCCGGTCGCCGTCGTCCGCCCGCTCTAG